CCGATTACGTGTTTTCCTCCCCGGCCGAGTTGCTTGAACTGATTCGAGGATTGCTTCAATGACCTATAACCGTTTACTTGAAGAATACTCCCCAACCGAGGCGCGGAACGCCGGGGAGTTCGGTCTCATTGAGTGGTTGTTCCTGCTTTACGAGATAGCCGCGATTATCCTTATCTTCGGCACACTTGTTAAGATATTGGATAGAACCTATGTCGGGCCGGTGCTGGATGTTGTTTCCCAGAATGCCCCTGCGGCGATCCTTCTGGTGCTTTTGTTCTTACATATAGGTGTCCTGCTCGTGTTCTTTATCCTCAGGAAGCCGATCGCCCTGTACCTGGTTATTGGATTCCTCGGCCTGATGGCGGTTTTCTCCATTGTTGAGTTTTTTATGGGCAATGCAACCGGCTACAACATAGCGGGTTTGCTTGTTTCGATCTTTTGGATTGCCTACCTTAGCTACTCAAAGCGAATGAAGCTGCGCTTCTTATACAATGGGTGGTTTTCTGCGGCCCTGCGTCGTATCTACTGCCCTCACTGTAAAAGGGAAGTCACCCTGGATGCGGAAGGCTGCGGCGACGAGTTAACTGAGGATGAACGTTTTGAAGCGTTCTGTGAACGGATAACCAACGTAGAGGTTCCTGCAGACGTGCGCGTGGCACAGATAGGGCTTCTTGAAAAACGCTTCGGAAAAAAGGCCCTGGGTTTTCTCACCGAGCAATACAAAAAGCAAGAGTCCTCTGAGTTTGCTTCCGCCAAGATACTCTCTGCGCTTTCCCATGCTCTTGGAATGGGCAAAAAGCAGGATTAGTGTTTTTCACTTAAACCGTCTGGGAATTAGCCATCACAGGGTGGTGATTTGACGAGTTGCAGATTGATAAGCCATCTTGACCTGATGTGGTAACTCCCGCACTCATACCGACAGTCCGAAAGAGAAAACAATCTATGATCACCACACTTAAAACATTACTGCCGTCTCCAGTGGAACAAGGAAGATATGTGCGACCCTACATTGTTATCAGGCAGCAAGGGATCGAGATCGTCAAGCAAAAGACAGGGAAGTTGATGAAGTTCCTATCAAGATGATTGTAGCCGATGGAGCGGAGTCCGGCTTCTGTCCTGCGGGGGTGCAAGAAGCGATAGAGAGGCACTCTTGTCTGCGCCACACTGGACTGGATAATCTACACCCCTCCCTTGACGGGAGGGGGTAGGGGGAGGGTGAACTAATGCTCCTTTTGTCCCTTTGGGATAAAAGATCGCAAGCGGCCAAAGGTTTCTATGGAGAAGCGGAAGGAAAGATTGAAAACGATTCTTCGGTGGTCCCACCGCAGCTGCCCAGCAGACCTGTGGGGTGGAGTTGTGCTGTTGTATCCGAACGGACGAAGCTCCGAAGAACGACGGTTACGAAGCGAATCGGTTGAATGTCCAAGCTCATCTCGGCTTTAGGTTTTTGCTGTGTCTTTGGCCGCTACAACTTTAGGAGTTGCTGCCTCTGGGGGAGAGGGAAAGAGATGTGTGTTACGGGTGTTACGGGTGTGTTACGGGGGGGGGGTTGACAAATCCTGATTTTTGAGTAGAGTAAACATATGGACTCTCAAGAGAAGCTGGAAGCCCTGGGGGTTGCTGCCCAGTATGACCTGTGCGGTGCGTGTTGTAATCCCAAGAACGATCCAAAAGCGCATCGCCAGCGTGGGCATATGGAGCGCTGGGTTTACCCTGCCGCCCTGCCTGACGGCCGTTCCATACTTCTAATGAAGGTCCTTATGTCCAACGTCTGTGAGAACAACTGCCTCTACTGCGTTAACCGGCGAGGCAACGACCAGCCTATCCTATCCTTTGCGCCACAGGAACTTGCCTCGCTCTTCATGAGGATGTTTCACGCCAACCTTGTGCAGGGGCTATTTTTGTCCTCGGCGATCTTCAAGAGCGCTGTCCAGACGATGGATCGGATGATCAAAACGGTTGAGCTTTTACGCTATCGGTATCGGTTCCAGGGATATATTCATCTTAAGGTTCTTCCAGGAGCCGGTATATCGCAACTTGAACGTGCGGTAAAGCTTGCCGACAGGGTAAGCGTTAACCTTGAGGCCCCATCCGTGTCCAGGCTTTCAAAAATCGCACCTCAGAAGAGATTTAGTGAGGAGCTTCTCAGCCGCATCCGCTTACTCTCCAGGTTAATAAAACAGGCCAATCACGGCAAGCGCTACGGCCCAAAAGGACAGACCACACAGTTCGTGGTGGGTGCTGCAGGTGAGTCGGATACCGAGATTTTAGGCATCTCCAAGAATCTTTACGATAAGCTTGACCTTTCACGTATCTACTTCAGCGCGTTTCAACCTGCAGTAGGTACGCCGCTTGATGGGCTTAAGCCAACGCCCCTACTGCGAGAGCACCGGCTCTACCAAGCTGACTTCCTCTTTCGACGCTACGGGTTCTCAATGGAAGAGATCGGGTTTACTGAAGAGGGGAATCTTCCTTTAAGAAAAGACCCCAAGACGATCTGGGCCGAGGGACATCCGGAATACTTTCCTGTAGAGGTAAATACCGCACCCAAAGAGCTTCTTCTAAGAATCCCAGGGTTCGGCCCCATCACCGTTAAACGAATCCTGCGTATCCGCACAGAACACCGAATCCGCAGCCTTGATCAGCTTAAACGCATGGGGGCAGTTACCAGGAACGCGCTCGGCTACGTCCTGCTTGACGGACACCTGCCAGGCAAACCTTCCTCCTCACAGCTCGATATCTGGCAGCCTGAGCCGGTTAGCTTTGCCGTAACCCGTAACACCCCGTAACATCCCGTACCCCTTCGGGGTAGAGTCTGCCCCTTGAAGTATTTTATACTTCATGCTGCTTCGATTCAATCGGTTAAATATTCAATCCCTTTGGTAATTTCTTAAACCTTTGCCTTTGCCAGAAAAGGGGAGATTTACTTGACTTGCTCCTTAATCATGTTACAATCCAATTGAACGTAAAATCTTACATGTGCATGGCGCACTTGCACTTAGGCCCAAAAACAGGTGTAACATTTGCATTACAGTTGACAAGGGCTATTTTTTGACTATTCTTATGTATGGAAGTTATAGTTGACAAAAAGACCCAAGAATTTTGGGCGAGCCGCATGCTCAACCCTGATCTTCTTGACGGTGCGATCGATCTTATCAAGGATAAGTTGGGCACCCGCATCGAAGAGGTCAGGGCGGATAAACTAGGTATCCACTTTATCTCCGACGGTCGGATCATAATGTCCCTTTACGCCTCCTACCCTTATCTGCGCGTCTCGTTTGCCCCTGCAGCCGGGCTTCTGCTTCAAGAGGACGAATCATTCGAGGTACATCGGTACAACTTCTGGGAAACAACCTGGCGTATGACTCATGAGTGCTACACCGGAATGTCTATCTGGATCGCTGAGCGTAAGCATCTTAAGGCCTTTGACAAACTTCTTGGAAGGATTAAGGAAGGTCGCGGTTGACGGAATCCGCAGGATTCCTTTAATCCCTGGAAAGGCTTAGTTAACGTTAAAAAGGCCCCGGTTTTGCGGGGCCTTACTCTTTATGTCACCTGAAGTGGTTGAGAGGATATCCGGTCGAATCATTCAGGGACTTATAACATCAGTGGATTGTTCTCGGGGTCCCCGAGCGAATACGAGGTATTCGCTTGGGGTGAATTAACTCCCCGGGAGGGATTCGAACCCCCGACCTAGTGGTTAACAGCCACCCGCTCTTCCGCTGAGCTACCGGGGAATTTGAGGGAGTATAGTCGAGAAAAATCGCGTGTCAAGACAACCTGTGGAGGCTGTAGGCCAATCCAAGATTGAATTGTGATACTATTTAGTTTGATTATGTCTAAAATACTTGACAATGAGGGGGGGGCTATAATGAAGGTACCCGGGGGTGCATAAGGCATCTTCGTGAAAAAATCAAACAAAGGAGGACGTAATGTCCAAAAAACTCCTTATCATCGCCGCGGTTGCGGTGATGCTCGTGGGCGGGGCAACCGCCCCCACTTGACAAACGAGGATTTTGTCTTAACATTAATAAACATTAATAGCGGAGGTCTACATGAAAAGGATTTGCCAGCTTAGTGTAGCAGTAAGCCTGCTACTTGTTACCATCCCGCTCTATGGGGGCTGGATACGCACCTATGGAGGGGAATATGGTGACCGCGGTAAGTGGGTGGAGCAGACCTCAGACGGAGGCTACATCATTACAGGACACTTCGGACTTCCCTATAATCCTTACTTACACCAAGATCTTTATCTTCTCAAGGTAGATTCCGTAGGCGATACCCTATGGGCACGCAATTACTGGGCATTGCCAACACATATGGCGGAAGGCTACTGCGTTCAGCAGACCTCGGACGGAGGATATGTTATCGTAGGGATGAACTTCACACGACTATGGGTCTTAAAGACTGATGAGAATGGCGACACCTTGTGGACTCTAGAATGGGGAGTTTCCGGCCCCTGCGTGCGAGAGGCCCAGGATGACGGTTATATAATCACAGGCTCCGCGTCCACCCAAGAATATGGTTATGAGCTATTAGTCTCCAAAATCGATACGGGACGCGTGGTGTGGACGCGCGAGTACGGCGGAGAATATCGGCAGGAGGGTACCAGTCTGCAGCTGACATCAGATGGAGGTTACATCGTCACTGGGGTAACAGAGCAGGAACTTGGCGGGCCAAACGATCCATGGTTATTGAAGACCGATGTAGATGGCGACTCCCTTTGGGCACGCGCCTATAGCGTGGGGGACGAGGAACTAAATGCCAGGAGCGACTGCGTTCAGGAAACATCGGACGGAGGCTATATCATAAGCGGAATAACGAATGGGAGCTTATTCATCTTGAAGACCGACTCGGTGGGCGATTCGTTGTGGGCGCGCATCTACGGCGACGGCGTCACTGATGGCACCTTCCGCACCTCCATTTGTCAGACAGCTAATGGTGGATATATCATCGCAAGTACGAAAAGATACTCGGACTCTACAAGCGCAGTTTGGCTCTTAAAGGCCAATGAGCTGGGCGATACGCTTTGGACACGTACCTTTGGCAACGCTTGGGATAGGAACAGAAGCAACTGCGTTCAAGTAACCTCAGATGGAGGTTATATCATCACTGGATACATGGAATCTTACAGTCCTGGCGGCTCAAAGGACATCTTGCTCATAAAGACCGATTCTCTCGGCTATGTGAGCGTTGAAGAGGAGCCAGTTATGGAGTCTGTCATCCAGCTTTCAGCATCCCTCAACCGGCTCTCATACGACGTCCCCGGCGAGGCGCAGCTTACCCTCTACTCCGCCGACGGCCGCAAGGTACTCGAAGAAACTATCGAGGGCAAAGGCATCTGGACGCCCTCCCCGCCCTCCTCCCTCCTCCCCGCAGGAGTGTATTTCGCCAGGGTGAAGTCCAACTCAAGCAGTGCTGTTGGCAAGATTGTAATCCTCCACTAAACCTTGACAAATCCCTGGTTTGTCTTATATTAACGTTGGAGGTATACATGAAAAGGACTTCACGTATCATCATAGTAGCAAGCCTGCTACTTGTTAGCGTCCCGCTCTCTGCAGGGTGGATTCATACCTATGGAGGGATAGGTGAGGATGGTGGTTACTGGGTGGAGCAAACCCCGGATGGGGGCTACATCGTCGCAGGTCACTCCATGAAAGGAAGGTGGGATTATTTTTACCTCGTCAAGACGGATTCCCTAGGAGATACATTATGGACCCGTACCCCCCTGTCGAGTGGGGACGGATCCGAACGTGGAGCTCGTTGTGTTCAGCAGACCTCGGACGGGGGCTACATCGTCGCAGGAGAAAGGGCAGGCTGGACAGCGGTTTTAAAAACTGATGAGAATGGCGACTCCTTGTGGTGGAGGATTTTCACTTCCATGCGGCCCACTCTAGGCACCTGCGTGCGAGAGACCTCGGATGGAGGATATGTAATATCAGGGAGATACGGGCTTCTAAAGCTCGACTCGGCGGGTGACTCGGTTTGGATGCGTTTGTATGAAGAGAAGAGCAGGCACTTGCAACTGACCCATGATGGTGGCTATATCACTACAGGACAACAATATGCTGGTGACAAGGGATGGTTAGTACGGTTAATGAGAACCGATGGGGACGGCGATTCCCTTTGGGCATGCCTCTATAGTTTAGGGGAGGAGAGACCATTCGCTATGGGCTGCTGCGTTCAGGAGACCTCGGACGGCGGGTATATCATAAGCGGAGAGACGAGGCGTGTTGGTGTGCCCGATTCAAGCAAGTTGTTCATCTTAAAGACCGATGCAAGCGGGGACTCTCTTTGGGCGCACCTCTATGGTAGCGAAGGTTACAACATCGGTTACTCCATTTGCCAGACCCCTGATGGCGGCTATATCATCACAGGTGTGAAGGAACTCAAGCAGTTCACAGGTGG
The DNA window shown above is from candidate division TA06 bacterium B3_TA06 and carries:
- a CDS encoding putative DNA modification/repair radical SAM protein → MDSQEKLEALGVAAQYDLCGACCNPKNDPKAHRQRGHMERWVYPAALPDGRSILLMKVLMSNVCENNCLYCVNRRGNDQPILSFAPQELASLFMRMFHANLVQGLFLSSAIFKSAVQTMDRMIKTVELLRYRYRFQGYIHLKVLPGAGISQLERAVKLADRVSVNLEAPSVSRLSKIAPQKRFSEELLSRIRLLSRLIKQANHGKRYGPKGQTTQFVVGAAGESDTEILGISKNLYDKLDLSRIYFSAFQPAVGTPLDGLKPTPLLREHRLYQADFLFRRYGFSMEEIGFTEEGNLPLRKDPKTIWAEGHPEYFPVEVNTAPKELLLRIPGFGPITVKRILRIRTEHRIRSLDQLKRMGAVTRNALGYVLLDGHLPGKPSSSQLDIWQPEPVSFAVTRNTP